In Methanolacinia paynteri, the DNA window AAATCCGTGATAATCCCTCTTCTGTTCTTCCTCCTGAAACGGCCTCCGGAGAGCCTCTCGAATTTGATGCCGCAGTCGAGGTCCGATGCGATCCTCACGATATCCCTGCTCAGGTATTTGTTGAGATCCCTGAGCTGTCCTGTCTCTCTTTTATCCAGCCGCTTCAGGTTTCTGGTTTTTTTCCTGTTCTTCAGTTTCTTTCGTTCCCTGTTGAATTCATCGTGGATAAGGCGGGCCTCTCTCCCGAGTTTTGCAGTAAAGCCGGTATTTGGGTCTGCGACAACTGCAATATACCCGGTCGTGTTCAGGTCGATTCCAATCCACCTGTCGGACAGTTCTGACTGTACCTGTGTCATGATGTAATTCCTCCTTCGAAATTCATGTGGCTTGAAATTTTTCGCGGGACGATGCTGTCTGAAAAAGAGTATTCGGGTTTAGTCTGGGTTTTTGGACCCATGTATGATACTTTAACCCGATCAAATATATATCTTGTCGTCAAAAATCAGTATTAGAGGCATAAATTATATTGTCAGGGGTGTTTCAATGAGTTTCGAACTTAATAGAATCTTTTATGATTTTATAACACTCCATTTTAGAATACAGCATGTTTTCGGATATCCAGTTTATTTCCTTCCTGAATTATACGATAAGGGCGGTTCTTTTAATCACTGCCGGTATTATTCTCGTAAACCTGATATCCGAAACGGGTGTAATGTCGAAATTTAAGATTATCTCCGTCCCTTTGTGCCGGATCTCCGGCCTCTCGGAGGAGGCAGTTTTGTCTATCCTCTCGATGGTGATAAACCCGACTGCGGGAAAGTCGATGCTCGCAGAATACCACAGGGCCGGAAAAGTCGAAAAGGAGGAGATCGTTCCGTCGCTCATCATCGGGACTTTCCCGGCAGTATTCGGAGAATCGATATTCAGGGCCCAGTTTCCGACGGCGGTTGTAATCCTCGGCCCGGTCCTGGGAGGGATCTACACCTTCTTCAACCTGTTCTCCACCTTTATTCAGGTGGTCGGGGCGCTGATATACACCAATCTTGTGCTAAGGAGGAGAAGATCGGTTCCGGAGAAGGAGTACGAGAAGGTCGAGGCGGCTGAAAAACTGAAGAGGCCTGATATGAAATCGCTGAAGAAGGCGATTGAAAAATCCAAAAAGCCGCTGAAGAAGATCATACCGATTACGATTATTACGATGATCGTCTTCTGGCTGCTGAGCGTGGCGGGCGTCCTCAACTGGCTTTCGGTAATCTTCGATCCCATCTTAAACCTTATCGGCCTTCCCGGTGAGGCATCGGCCGCACTGCTCGCCCAGTTCATGCATTTTTCGGCCGGGTATACTGTCGT includes these proteins:
- a CDS encoding nucleoside recognition domain-containing protein — protein: MFSDIQFISFLNYTIRAVLLITAGIILVNLISETGVMSKFKIISVPLCRISGLSEEAVLSILSMVINPTAGKSMLAEYHRAGKVEKEEIVPSLIIGTFPAVFGESIFRAQFPTAVVILGPVLGGIYTFFNLFSTFIQVVGALIYTNLVLRRRRSVPEKEYEKVEAAEKLKRPDMKSLKKAIEKSKKPLKKIIPITIITMIVFWLLSVAGVLNWLSVIFDPILNLIGLPGEASAALLAQFMHFSAGYTVVGSMVDTGMLDFGQALVTLILGSMILITMIYLKYSVPLYIGMFGKDGIRVAVIAYSASMAAKVICIAIVMAIFF